One part of the Desulfovibrio sp. genome encodes these proteins:
- a CDS encoding glycine zipper domain-containing protein: MQRLASIPMCLFLTAGLLVSGCTSQYGAQKTKVNYYPQCYQPVNQLRQDENSTGKSTAAGAVGGALLGALIGGLATGKASGALIGAAAGGAAGAVAGNVYGKSKAQDRDAAYLHQYSQQLGTEAASMNRSTAAAKVAAKCYDDQFKLAANQFKAGQISRVEFQERYNEIRSGLEETSFILNDTAATMAKKDGEYQQALAEPYTSAQPTSVSSSSGTSGAAKFKKGSAGQAKSSSAPAASASRTPEQNNVAAQAAEWKTSREDLESTRRDVNSRMSSYEETVNNLLG; encoded by the coding sequence ATGCAAAGGCTTGCGAGCATCCCCATGTGCCTTTTTCTTACCGCCGGACTTCTGGTTTCGGGCTGCACCAGTCAGTATGGTGCGCAAAAAACCAAGGTCAATTATTATCCTCAGTGTTATCAGCCTGTTAACCAGCTGCGGCAAGACGAAAACAGCACGGGCAAGAGCACGGCGGCTGGTGCTGTGGGTGGTGCGCTGCTTGGCGCGCTCATAGGCGGTCTTGCCACCGGCAAGGCCAGCGGCGCTCTTATTGGCGCTGCCGCTGGTGGTGCCGCGGGCGCTGTGGCAGGCAACGTGTACGGCAAGTCAAAGGCGCAAGACCGCGATGCAGCGTACCTGCACCAGTACAGCCAGCAGCTTGGCACCGAAGCCGCCAGCATGAACCGCTCTACGGCAGCCGCCAAGGTCGCGGCCAAGTGCTATGACGACCAGTTCAAGCTCGCCGCCAACCAGTTCAAGGCTGGCCAGATTTCGCGCGTAGAATTCCAGGAAAGATACAACGAAATTCGCAGTGGCCTTGAGGAAACCTCGTTTATCCTCAACGATACCGCAGCCACCATGGCTAAGAAGGATGGCGAATACCAGCAGGCTCTGGCCGAGCCCTATACTTCGGCCCAGCCGACTTCTGTCTCTTCGTCTTCCGGCACTTCCGGGGCTGCCAAGTTCAAGAAGGGCTCTGCCGGTCAAGCCAAAAGCTCGTCCGCCCCTGCGGCCAGCGCCTCGCGTACGCCCGAGCAAAACAATGTGGCTGCCCAGGCCGCGGAATGGAAGACCTCGCGCGAAGACCTTGAAAGCACGCGCCGCGATGTGAATTCGCGCATGTCGAGCTACGAAGAAACCGTTAATAACCTGCTTGGATAA
- a CDS encoding serine protease has translation MNESQQSVPPETPQTAASPEAAPAVGVAALPWYRRPLFWGIILFLGLLLLAAWLFWREWQQAEASKAAVAAQTEQWREHNAALETFMQQLRALLAKEPCEVKQGLGLITPPAGVMWPPLASGSGKADAAPLKPGDAADKAGAGRTDTPAAPQQDNAAAKTQIPPVPVQKQTPRNVSELMEQATVLVLAMREEGLSMGSGFFVAPGYVLTNAHVVGNATEAVVVNKAMGRPFAATVRQVSHDNGQDFALLAVNGTSGIVPLKLAQNVSRTERVSAWGFPGAVTNDDPKFAALLKGDEAAAPEVVYTEGVVSVILERTPPLIVHTATVSQGNSGGPLVNEKGDVVGINTFIKLDDASYRQSSLAIVSSSLTAFLRAAGVPITMAQASEAAGGKQ, from the coding sequence ATGAACGAAAGCCAACAATCCGTACCGCCCGAAACGCCGCAAACTGCTGCTTCACCAGAAGCCGCACCTGCGGTGGGCGTGGCTGCCCTGCCCTGGTACCGTCGTCCTCTTTTCTGGGGAATTATTCTGTTTCTGGGGCTTTTGCTGCTTGCCGCCTGGCTGTTCTGGAGAGAATGGCAGCAGGCCGAGGCCTCCAAGGCTGCCGTGGCAGCGCAGACAGAACAGTGGCGCGAGCACAACGCCGCGCTCGAAACGTTCATGCAGCAGTTGCGCGCCCTTCTGGCCAAGGAACCCTGCGAGGTCAAACAGGGGCTGGGGCTCATCACTCCGCCCGCAGGCGTCATGTGGCCACCTTTGGCCTCGGGATCGGGCAAGGCTGATGCCGCGCCCCTGAAACCCGGCGACGCGGCAGACAAAGCTGGCGCCGGGCGTACCGATACCCCGGCAGCGCCTCAGCAGGACAATGCGGCTGCAAAAACACAGATTCCGCCAGTTCCTGTGCAAAAACAGACGCCACGCAATGTTTCTGAGCTGATGGAACAGGCCACGGTGCTTGTGCTCGCCATGCGCGAAGAAGGCCTTTCCATGGGTTCCGGCTTTTTTGTGGCCCCCGGCTACGTGCTTACCAACGCCCATGTGGTGGGCAATGCCACAGAGGCGGTTGTGGTCAACAAGGCCATGGGCAGGCCCTTTGCCGCCACTGTGCGTCAGGTCAGCCACGACAACGGGCAGGACTTTGCCCTGCTGGCCGTCAACGGAACTTCGGGCATTGTGCCGCTCAAGCTGGCGCAAAACGTAAGCCGCACCGAACGAGTGAGTGCATGGGGCTTTCCCGGCGCTGTTACCAACGACGACCCCAAATTTGCAGCCCTGCTCAAGGGCGACGAGGCTGCGGCCCCCGAGGTGGTTTACACCGAAGGTGTCGTGAGTGTTATTCTCGAGCGCACGCCGCCTCTTATCGTGCACACTGCTACTGTTTCGCAGGGTAACAGCGGCGGGCCGCTGGTAAACGAAAAAGGCGACGTGGTGGGCATCAATACCTTCATCAAGCTTGACGATGCCTCGTATCGCCAGTCCAGCCTTGCCATCGTGAGCTCCAGCCTGACCGCGTTTTTACGCGCGGCGGGCGTTCCCATCACCATGGCGCAGGCCAGTGAAGCCGCCGGAGGCAAGCAATGA
- the hemC gene encoding hydroxymethylbilane synthase encodes MRKSLVIATRGSQLALWQAEHVKSRLLALDPELSIDLSIIKTKGDIIQDVPLAQVGGKGLFVKEIEEALLDNSADLAVHSIKDVPMELPEGLILGCIPKREAPTDCMLSCNYADLAALPQGACVGTSSLRRQAQLLALRPDLRIESLRGNVDTRLRKLREGVYDAIILASAGMNRLGLSAPYMHALDPQTFLPAVGQGAIGIECREDDYELFTLLAEIEDTPTRVCVEAERGFLAGLEGGCQVPIAGHARLENDESFVLEGLVAEVDGSSILRDSQQGHTSMARQVGLELAEKLLARGGRAILEKLYHQ; translated from the coding sequence ATGCGTAAATCTTTAGTTATCGCTACCCGTGGCAGCCAGTTGGCCCTGTGGCAGGCAGAGCATGTAAAAAGCCGCCTGCTGGCGCTTGATCCCGAACTCTCCATTGACCTTTCCATCATCAAGACCAAGGGCGACATCATTCAGGATGTGCCGCTGGCCCAGGTGGGTGGCAAGGGCCTTTTTGTTAAGGAAATTGAGGAAGCCCTGCTTGATAACAGCGCCGACCTCGCCGTGCACAGCATCAAGGACGTGCCCATGGAACTGCCCGAAGGGCTGATTCTGGGCTGCATTCCCAAACGCGAGGCCCCCACCGACTGCATGCTTTCGTGCAACTATGCCGATCTGGCTGCCCTGCCGCAGGGCGCGTGCGTTGGCACAAGCAGTCTGCGCCGTCAGGCCCAGCTGCTGGCCCTGCGCCCCGACCTGCGCATTGAAAGCCTGCGCGGCAATGTGGACACGCGTCTGCGCAAATTGCGCGAGGGCGTTTACGATGCCATCATCCTTGCCTCTGCCGGCATGAACCGTCTGGGGCTCAGCGCGCCTTACATGCACGCCCTCGACCCACAGACCTTTTTGCCCGCCGTGGGCCAGGGTGCCATTGGCATTGAATGCCGCGAGGACGATTACGAGCTCTTTACCCTGCTTGCAGAAATAGAAGATACCCCCACCCGCGTATGTGTGGAAGCCGAACGCGGCTTTCTTGCGGGTCTTGAGGGCGGCTGCCAGGTTCCCATTGCTGGTCATGCCCGGCTTGAGAATGACGAATCCTTTGTGCTTGAAGGTCTGGTGGCAGAGGTGGACGGCAGCAGTATCCTGCGCGATTCACAGCAGGGTCACACTTCCATGGCCCGTCAGGTGGGTCTGGAACTTGCCGAAAAACTCCTTGCCAGAGGCGGCCGCGCCATTCTGGAAAAACTTTATCACCAATAA
- a CDS encoding zinc ribbon domain-containing protein, whose amino-acid sequence MPIYEYSCQKCGRDFEELVFDETPPTCPYCGSNDTQKLMSCCARRRNGAEGGEYAASTGGGGCAGCSGGNCASCGH is encoded by the coding sequence ATGCCCATCTACGAGTATTCTTGCCAGAAATGCGGCCGGGATTTTGAAGAACTGGTGTTTGACGAAACCCCGCCCACCTGCCCGTATTGCGGCTCCAATGATACGCAAAAACTCATGTCGTGCTGCGCCCGTCGTAGAAACGGCGCGGAAGGCGGCGAATATGCCGCTTCAACCGGCGGTGGCGGCTGTGCGGGATGTTCCGGCGGCAACTGCGCGAGCTGTGGGCATTAG
- a CDS encoding ATP-binding protein, with product MPTIAPLSASRLHATFDPARIPWDASKDIPLPRNGRQNPFQPRAMQALDLALQIQTKGYNVYLSGEADLGRSHMLLSYLGPQAKKLPTPNDLVYVNNFADPDRPHLFALPAGMGKKFKQNLKELVEHIRVELPRRFEASTFVKRRAKLVDNFQNARMGLLRKMNSVAVDKGFNLDMDESGGLTLHPLVEGKRLSEEEFDKLDTNLRLSLKSRGDNLVQAMSGFMRQLNKAEESFQDDERGLERDAMNQVLASYLTPLEQRMLKACKVKGLDTYFAVLRDDILKNTDAFLIRDGGMGPMGDMHGGPSAEAVLYRYEVNLLVDSSELEGAPIIVEDHPTAVNLLGCVERESEMGALVTDFTLIRAGSIHKANGGFLVLHIEDLLQHPNAWEGLLRALRSNVARIEDSGDGPDTPIRTKGINPEPLPLNLKVVLVGDEELYEGLLVNDDRFSKLFRIKAHMADTTERSAGNIRAYLGHIATIIKETELPCFDRTALAWLIDLGSRICEDQRRLSLRFPQLRELMIEASALARMKKQDCVSAPVLEEAYAARVYRANLVEEIYMEEYDRDMIKVQTSGQGIGQVNGLSVTWHGDFEFGLPHRISCTVGVGHEGIIDLEREAELGGPIHTKAMMILKSYLTDLFARKKPLVLSGSLYFEQSYAGIEGDSASGAELAVLLSAIADVPVRLDLAFTGAVSQTGQIMAVGGVTRKIEGFYNVCARQGLTGTQGVIIPYDNVDHLMLSPNVVKAVENGQFAIYPVRRIEEALGLLTGLSVGRRLKNGGFTRGSLYDMVDSRLEQLGAYAQNAFRRSKKTKD from the coding sequence ATGCCAACTATCGCTCCCTTATCTGCGTCACGTCTGCACGCCACTTTTGATCCTGCCCGTATTCCTTGGGATGCGAGCAAGGATATTCCCCTGCCGCGCAACGGACGCCAGAACCCCTTTCAGCCTAGGGCCATGCAGGCGCTGGATCTGGCGCTGCAAATCCAGACCAAGGGCTACAATGTCTACCTGTCTGGCGAGGCCGACCTTGGCCGCAGCCACATGCTGCTCAGCTATCTTGGCCCGCAGGCAAAAAAGTTGCCTACGCCCAACGACCTTGTATATGTGAACAATTTTGCAGATCCTGACAGGCCGCACCTTTTTGCCCTGCCCGCTGGCATGGGTAAAAAGTTCAAGCAAAACCTTAAGGAACTTGTTGAACACATACGCGTCGAGTTGCCTCGCCGTTTTGAGGCCAGCACCTTTGTAAAGCGCCGCGCCAAGCTGGTGGACAACTTCCAGAACGCCCGCATGGGCCTGTTGCGCAAAATGAATTCTGTGGCCGTAGACAAGGGTTTTAACCTTGATATGGACGAAAGCGGCGGCCTTACCCTGCACCCTCTGGTGGAAGGCAAGCGCCTGAGCGAAGAAGAATTCGACAAGCTGGACACAAACCTGCGCCTGAGCCTTAAAAGCAGGGGTGACAACCTTGTGCAGGCCATGTCCGGCTTTATGCGCCAGCTCAACAAGGCGGAAGAAAGCTTTCAGGACGACGAACGTGGCCTTGAACGCGATGCCATGAATCAGGTGCTTGCCTCGTACCTTACTCCCCTTGAGCAGCGCATGCTCAAGGCCTGTAAGGTCAAGGGGCTTGATACCTATTTTGCGGTCCTGCGCGATGATATTCTTAAAAATACCGACGCCTTTCTGATTCGTGACGGTGGCATGGGCCCCATGGGCGACATGCACGGCGGCCCCTCGGCCGAAGCCGTGCTGTACCGCTACGAGGTCAACCTGCTGGTTGACAGCAGCGAGCTTGAAGGTGCGCCCATAATTGTTGAAGACCACCCCACCGCCGTCAATCTGCTGGGCTGTGTGGAACGCGAATCTGAAATGGGCGCGCTGGTCACCGACTTCACGCTGATCCGTGCGGGCAGCATCCACAAAGCCAATGGCGGCTTTCTGGTGCTGCACATAGAGGATCTTTTGCAGCATCCCAATGCGTGGGAAGGGCTGCTGCGCGCCCTGCGTTCAAACGTGGCGCGTATTGAAGATTCCGGTGACGGGCCCGATACGCCCATCCGTACCAAGGGCATCAACCCCGAGCCCCTGCCCCTGAATCTCAAGGTGGTGCTGGTCGGCGACGAAGAGCTGTACGAAGGCCTGCTTGTCAATGACGACCGGTTTTCAAAGCTCTTTCGTATCAAGGCGCACATGGCCGATACAACCGAGCGTAGCGCGGGCAACATTCGCGCCTATCTTGGGCATATCGCCACCATCATCAAGGAAACGGAACTGCCCTGCTTTGACCGCACGGCTCTGGCATGGCTCATCGACCTTGGTTCGCGTATCTGTGAAGACCAGCGCCGTCTTTCGTTGCGCTTTCCGCAGTTGCGCGAGCTCATGATAGAGGCCTCTGCCCTTGCACGCATGAAAAAGCAGGATTGCGTCAGCGCCCCGGTGCTGGAAGAAGCCTATGCAGCGCGTGTTTACCGGGCCAATCTGGTAGAAGAAATCTACATGGAAGAATACGACCGCGACATGATCAAGGTGCAGACCTCGGGCCAGGGCATCGGACAGGTCAACGGTCTTTCGGTGACGTGGCACGGCGACTTTGAGTTCGGCCTGCCGCACCGTATCTCATGTACCGTGGGTGTGGGGCATGAGGGCATCATCGACCTCGAGCGCGAGGCCGAGCTTGGCGGGCCCATCCACACCAAGGCCATGATGATTCTGAAAAGTTACCTCACCGACCTTTTTGCCCGCAAAAAGCCGCTGGTGCTTTCTGGTTCGCTCTATTTCGAGCAGAGCTATGCGGGTATCGAGGGCGACAGCGCCTCTGGCGCAGAGCTGGCTGTTCTGCTTTCGGCCATTGCCGATGTGCCGGTGCGGCTTGATCTTGCCTTTACCGGCGCGGTCAGCCAGACCGGGCAGATCATGGCCGTGGGCGGCGTAACCCGCAAGATTGAAGGCTTTTACAACGTGTGCGCGCGGCAGGGGCTCACCGGCACGCAGGGGGTTATCATTCCCTACGATAACGTCGATCACCTCATGCTCAGCCCCAATGTTGTCAAGGCGGTTGAAAACGGCCAGTTTGCCATCTACCCCGTGCGACGCATAGAAGAAGCCCTAGGGCTTCTGACCGGACTTTCTGTAGGCCGCAGACTCAAAAATGGCGGTTTTACACGGGGCAGTTTGTACGACATGGTTGACAGCAGGCTTGAACAGTTGGGTGCTTACGCGCAGAATGCTTTTAGGCGCAGCAAAAAAACCAAGGATTGA
- a CDS encoding virulence factor SrfB, translating into MDVIPRYLSPVSIIPGGCPQFLDFAIPEEAVKRLRRYFREEKKKETDEQTRYTHYLRCLTETENGFIDQLSGQQCDEDYSVEAKRALDAWEGHWLPIPFLRTLDQPWPDGGKRFECGPSNWARARVMRSDKHPGQLRVVLMFDTNVEDRPAEGEQYHALSPQDVTAHGHFMLAHLVRDNSWFLNAAWVDEWLYGLYDGWKQSQHKGRGAWHENYPYVLEHLAFYLTWLEVVRLALNDLAAQVINPDRDTPVDVDLVLDIGNSRTTGILVETLPQRITNLNDSYLLELRDLSQPEHIYSDPFETRVEFVDAAFGNDALSRRSGRQSPAFAWLSAVRIGPEAARLATQAVCAEGTTGMSSPKRYLWDERPWQQSWRYNSGGKSEPMVSRGLFPRQLNPQGTPISCFDDPMFKKSPALQKQQAEPIFESLFTRSSLMLFMLGEILTQALVTINSPATRARRELPNLPRRLRRLIFTVPTAMPVAEKRIFRRWVTWAVRVVWDALGWNQWYAPRQQGRGLTGDYRQSPQVRCDWDEASCSQLVLLYNELAVKQHGDAHHLFRLMGKPRESCAKHPCIRMASIDIGGGTTDLSITTFELASGEGDTARIKPHTEFRDGFNIAGDEVLREVVANHVIPAIGQALAREGLAEPRSLLGQLFGRDSIGMSQEDRNTRVRLVRQIAVPVALGLLATCENPDLRGASFSCTLADFFEPDPVADAAAAESGSEASAQAAGFRPAVLAPRPQPATLRDVASMVRRSASFIQNFNILDVPISVNQAAVEETIRSTLGPTLSALCEVVHMYDCDVLLLTGRPSSWNGVIATVLAKLPVPPDRIIPMRRYHAGSWYPFADAQGRITDPKTTVVVGAILCALADGHLEGFSFDSGALKLTSTARYIGEMDINSQLKRPKVWFTVDVDSKDGTDKTRAVAFSGPLSIGYRQLDAERWPTTRYHLLTFATEEARSRASGRLPYRVEVSLSVADALDEEDIRSETDKDRRSEGEFRIDSIVDCQERSVDRRDLEIRLQTLKLDEGYWLDTGIVTDAG; encoded by the coding sequence ATGGATGTCATACCCCGTTACCTTTCGCCGGTCAGCATTATTCCCGGCGGCTGCCCGCAGTTTCTTGATTTCGCCATTCCCGAAGAAGCCGTTAAGCGTCTGCGCCGGTATTTTCGTGAAGAAAAGAAAAAAGAGACCGATGAGCAGACGCGCTACACCCACTATCTGCGCTGCCTGACAGAGACGGAAAACGGTTTTATCGACCAGCTGAGCGGTCAGCAATGCGACGAAGATTACAGTGTGGAAGCCAAGCGCGCCCTGGATGCCTGGGAAGGTCACTGGCTGCCCATTCCTTTTTTGCGCACCCTCGACCAGCCCTGGCCAGACGGCGGCAAGCGTTTTGAGTGCGGCCCCTCAAACTGGGCGCGTGCCCGCGTCATGCGGTCAGACAAACACCCCGGCCAGCTGCGCGTGGTGCTCATGTTTGACACCAATGTGGAAGACCGCCCTGCCGAAGGTGAGCAGTATCATGCGCTTTCGCCGCAAGATGTAACTGCCCACGGGCATTTCATGCTGGCCCACCTTGTGCGCGACAATTCGTGGTTTCTCAATGCCGCCTGGGTGGATGAATGGCTTTACGGCCTCTACGACGGCTGGAAGCAGTCGCAGCACAAGGGGCGCGGGGCATGGCACGAAAATTATCCCTATGTGCTCGAGCATCTGGCCTTTTACCTCACATGGCTTGAAGTTGTGCGCCTGGCGCTCAACGATCTGGCAGCGCAGGTCATCAATCCCGACCGCGATACTCCGGTGGACGTTGATCTGGTGCTCGACATCGGCAACTCGCGCACCACGGGCATTCTGGTTGAAACCCTGCCCCAGCGCATCACCAACCTCAACGACAGTTATCTGCTCGAGCTGCGCGACCTGAGCCAGCCAGAGCATATCTATTCCGACCCGTTTGAAACCCGGGTGGAGTTTGTGGACGCGGCCTTTGGCAACGATGCCCTTTCACGCCGCTCTGGCCGACAGAGTCCGGCCTTTGCATGGCTCTCGGCTGTGCGCATTGGGCCTGAAGCTGCCCGCCTTGCGACGCAGGCCGTGTGCGCCGAGGGCACAACCGGCATGTCGAGCCCCAAGCGCTACCTGTGGGACGAGCGCCCCTGGCAGCAGAGCTGGCGCTACAATAGCGGTGGCAAATCAGAGCCCATGGTGAGCCGTGGTCTGTTTCCCCGTCAGCTGAACCCGCAGGGCACGCCCATTTCGTGCTTTGATGATCCCATGTTCAAAAAAAGCCCTGCCCTGCAAAAGCAGCAGGCCGAGCCCATTTTTGAATCGCTGTTCACGCGCTCTTCGCTCATGCTCTTTATGCTTGGCGAAATTCTGACCCAGGCGCTTGTGACCATAAATTCGCCAGCCACCCGCGCCCGGCGTGAACTGCCCAACCTGCCCCGCAGGCTCAGAAGGCTCATTTTTACCGTTCCAACGGCCATGCCTGTGGCAGAAAAGCGTATTTTCCGCCGTTGGGTCACGTGGGCCGTACGGGTGGTGTGGGACGCTCTGGGCTGGAACCAGTGGTACGCTCCCCGACAGCAGGGGCGTGGCCTTACGGGCGATTACCGCCAGAGTCCGCAGGTGCGCTGCGACTGGGACGAAGCCAGCTGTTCGCAACTGGTGCTGCTCTACAACGAGCTTGCCGTCAAACAGCACGGCGATGCGCATCATCTCTTCCGTCTTATGGGCAAGCCCCGCGAATCGTGCGCCAAGCATCCCTGCATACGCATGGCTTCCATCGACATTGGCGGCGGTACAACCGACCTTTCCATCACCACCTTCGAGCTTGCCAGCGGCGAGGGTGATACGGCGCGCATCAAGCCGCATACCGAATTCCGCGACGGCTTCAACATTGCGGGCGACGAAGTGCTGCGCGAGGTGGTGGCAAACCACGTCATACCGGCCATAGGCCAGGCGCTGGCGCGTGAAGGCCTTGCCGAGCCACGTTCGCTGCTTGGGCAGCTCTTTGGCCGTGATTCCATAGGCATGTCGCAGGAAGACCGCAATACCCGCGTGCGTCTGGTGCGGCAGATTGCCGTACCCGTGGCTCTGGGGCTGCTTGCTACCTGCGAAAATCCCGATCTGCGCGGCGCAAGTTTCAGCTGCACGCTGGCCGACTTTTTTGAACCCGACCCCGTGGCAGATGCCGCAGCGGCAGAATCCGGCAGCGAGGCATCCGCCCAGGCCGCGGGTTTTCGACCGGCAGTGCTTGCCCCGCGCCCACAACCGGCCACACTGCGCGATGTGGCATCCATGGTGCGGCGTTCGGCGTCCTTCATTCAGAACTTTAACATTCTGGATGTGCCCATTTCCGTCAATCAGGCCGCGGTGGAAGAAACCATTCGCAGCACACTTGGGCCAACGCTTTCGGCCCTGTGCGAAGTAGTACACATGTACGACTGCGACGTGCTGCTGCTCACCGGGCGGCCCAGCTCGTGGAACGGCGTAATCGCAACCGTGCTTGCCAAGCTGCCCGTGCCGCCAGACAGAATCATTCCCATGCGGCGCTACCATGCTGGTTCGTGGTATCCTTTTGCCGACGCTCAGGGCCGCATTACCGACCCCAAAACCACGGTTGTGGTGGGGGCCATTCTTTGTGCGCTGGCCGACGGCCACCTTGAAGGATTCTCCTTCGATTCCGGTGCGCTCAAGCTCACGTCCACAGCCCGCTACATCGGCGAGATGGACATAAACAGCCAGCTCAAGCGGCCCAAGGTGTGGTTTACCGTTGATGTGGACAGCAAGGACGGCACGGACAAAACCCGCGCCGTGGCCTTTAGCGGCCCTCTTTCCATCGGCTACAGGCAGCTTGATGCCGAGCGCTGGCCCACCACGCGCTACCATCTGCTTACCTTTGCCACAGAGGAAGCCCGTTCGCGCGCTTCGGGCCGCCTGCCCTACCGGGTTGAAGTAAGCCTGAGCGTTGCCGATGCCCTGGATGAAGAAGATATCCGCAGCGAAACGGACAAGGATCGCCGCAGCGAGGGTGAATTCCGCATTGATTCCATTGTGGATTGTCAGGAACGCAGCGTTGACCGACGCGATCTTGAAATTCGCCTGCAAACCCTGAAACTGGACGAAGGCTACTGGCTGGATACGGGCATTGTTACCGACGCCGGATAA
- a CDS encoding TetR/AcrR family transcriptional regulator, which translates to MNKNKKEALLQAAKDLFGECGYVETTFKKISDKAGVALGLLTHHYGNKEKLFLASGLDVLERFLVKLRAATAEATCGYDGVMRFCRAYLDFSIDKDSNWLVLVRCSPYSDMKTKTDRDIMDSMFSQVHNELERVIAKGVEDGSIQKIDSKSTAQVIISLMVGSNRTRVLTPYAVPTLYEDVLDFISRSIKA; encoded by the coding sequence ATGAACAAAAACAAGAAAGAAGCGTTGCTGCAGGCCGCCAAAGACCTTTTTGGCGAATGCGGGTATGTGGAAACCACCTTCAAGAAAATATCTGACAAAGCAGGCGTTGCTCTTGGCCTGCTGACGCACCACTATGGCAACAAGGAAAAACTGTTCCTTGCCTCTGGGCTGGATGTTCTTGAACGCTTTCTTGTAAAGCTGCGTGCAGCTACCGCCGAGGCTACCTGCGGTTATGACGGCGTAATGCGGTTTTGCAGGGCATACCTTGATTTTTCCATCGACAAGGATTCCAACTGGCTGGTTCTTGTGCGCTGCTCGCCTTACAGCGACATGAAAACCAAGACTGACCGCGATATCATGGATTCCATGTTTTCGCAGGTGCACAACGAGCTTGAACGCGTTATCGCCAAGGGTGTGGAAGACGGCAGCATCCAGAAGATAGACAGTAAAAGCACCGCCCAGGTGATTATCTCCCTTATGGTTGGCTCCAACCGTACCCGCGTGCTTACGCCCTACGCCGTACCCACCCTCTACGAAGACGTACTTGATTTTATTTCGCGCTCCATCAAGGCTTGA
- a CDS encoding SrfA family protein: MSIRIAVSLRGQMRALASQGIFATDCYEQLKAILQQKLGAEHAALLAEPQHNAEGNSVDWYAEGTGPAVPLTELAEPEAQALRAQAGALAADIAALAKDMTADAQARQALSGQLLRLALQHPADEDIWSVDSKPVLINWGFAPGSVGAQPQDLTRLGGVLPPAPPAPVAAPVPVAVAPRSGCLPWLLPLLLLLLLLWLLGAALGLLPSPLPAGCLPVDRAALEAEKQKAAANEDQLALLWRQLQERAALCKPVTPPVTPPVTPKVDLKKEEPKQPDPEVVEPFLGETPVEPPKVAEAPKPQPKPKPEPKQQPPKEEPKQEEPPKPTPKKNDNLAIPEDAAKKNDLTFLEGCWTSETGLYSHPSNEPIIAEYCFDKSGKGRRFVRERNGQVCSGSASARFQGNQLQFDSSQARCPRGGTYVPQKVECNGQENSTQCKGRELGGANLKWDARFKRK; this comes from the coding sequence ATGAGTATCCGCATAGCCGTAAGTTTGCGCGGCCAGATGCGCGCGCTTGCCAGCCAGGGGATTTTTGCCACTGACTGCTACGAGCAGCTCAAGGCCATTCTGCAACAGAAGCTGGGGGCGGAACACGCCGCCCTGCTGGCCGAACCGCAGCACAATGCCGAAGGCAACAGTGTAGACTGGTATGCCGAGGGTACTGGCCCCGCCGTGCCTCTGACTGAACTTGCAGAACCAGAAGCTCAGGCCCTGCGCGCGCAGGCAGGTGCTCTGGCCGCTGACATTGCCGCTCTTGCCAAGGACATGACCGCCGATGCCCAGGCCCGGCAGGCCCTCTCTGGTCAATTGCTGCGCCTTGCGCTGCAGCACCCGGCGGATGAGGACATCTGGTCTGTGGACAGCAAGCCAGTGCTTATAAACTGGGGTTTTGCCCCCGGCAGCGTGGGTGCACAGCCGCAGGATCTTACCCGTCTTGGCGGCGTACTGCCGCCTGCTCCGCCTGCGCCCGTAGCAGCGCCCGTACCGGTTGCCGTTGCGCCTCGTAGCGGCTGCCTGCCCTGGCTGCTGCCCCTGTTGCTTTTGCTGCTTCTGCTCTGGCTGCTGGGCGCGGCACTTGGACTTTTGCCCTCTCCCCTGCCCGCTGGCTGCCTGCCTGTTGACCGCGCTGCCCTTGAGGCTGAAAAACAGAAGGCCGCCGCCAACGAAGACCAGCTTGCCCTTTTGTGGCGTCAGCTTCAGGAACGGGCAGCCCTGTGCAAGCCCGTGACCCCGCCGGTTACGCCGCCCGTAACGCCCAAGGTTGATCTCAAAAAGGAAGAACCCAAACAGCCCGATCCGGAAGTGGTTGAGCCTTTCCTTGGTGAAACGCCTGTTGAGCCGCCCAAGGTAGCTGAAGCTCCCAAGCCGCAGCCCAAGCCAAAACCGGAACCCAAGCAGCAGCCTCCCAAGGAAGAACCCAAGCAGGAAGAGCCGCCCAAGCCCACGCCCAAGAAGAATGACAATCTTGCCATTCCTGAAGACGCGGCCAAGAAAAACGACCTGACCTTCCTTGAAGGCTGCTGGACAAGCGAAACCGGCCTGTATTCGCACCCTTCCAACGAGCCCATCATTGCCGAATACTGCTTTGACAAGTCCGGCAAAGGGCGCCGTTTTGTGCGCGAGCGCAACGGGCAGGTGTGCAGTGGTTCTGCCTCGGCGCGTTTCCAGGGCAATCAGCTGCAGTTTGATTCCAGCCAGGCCCGTTGCCCCCGTGGCGGCACCTATGTTCCGCAAAAGGTTGAATGCAACGGTCAGGAAAATTCCACCCAGTGCAAGGGCAGAGAGCTTGGTGGGGCCAATCTCAAGTGGGACGCTCGTTTCAAAAGGAAATAA